The nucleotide sequence ATTTTGGTCTTCAAAATTTGTCATCTATTTCCTACCCCCATTATTTTAAAACCAAATTCGTAGGTTTCATTTCCTAGTTCTTTGTACCACATTTTATCTGTTTTTTCCTTAATTAACAGTAAGCCTCTACCACTTTCTTGCCATAGAATATTTTCAAGTTGCTTAGGATTTAATTGGTCTAGGTAAGCTTGAGACAATCCGCCGACAGAATCAATAACTCTTATTTCAATGTCTTGGCTTAGTTTTAATTGAAACGTGAAATATTGATTAATTTGTTTAGAATTATATTTTTTTGAAATTGCTTCTACCGTATTTATCAATGCTTCATGGATGAGAAACTTCAATATATGGACACGCTGCAATTTAAATCTTTCAAATGTTGTATGACAAACATCCATTATATATTCAATTGATGAAGCTGATGACTTGCATGTGAAAGCTACTTCAACGTCCATGGCTACCTCCTTTCTTCAATAAGTCATACTTTAATTGTATACATTTTGATGAAAATCAAGTTAATATTACCATTTTAATGTAATTATAAAGAACTACATTTTGACAAGTTATTGAATTATTTGTAAGATTACATTTAAATATGATACGTGAAAATTTAAATTCGAAAAATAAAAATACCGGCACTTGGCCGGCATTTTCTTCTCAATTGATAAATTTTTCTTCACTTTTATTCACCACAGCTGCCCCAACAAGGTCACCCATTACATTTGAAGCGGTACCTACCATGCCAATTAATGCATCTACCCCTGCAATAAGTGCGACAATTTCAATTGGAAGGTTAAACATTTGGAGCACAATTGATAGGGAAA is from Bacillus tianshenii and encodes:
- a CDS encoding ATP-binding protein; protein product: MDVEVAFTCKSSASSIEYIMDVCHTTFERFKLQRVHILKFLIHEALINTVEAISKKYNSKQINQYFTFQLKLSQDIEIRVIDSVGGLSQAYLDQLNPKQLENILWQESGRGLLLIKEKTDKMWYKELGNETYEFGFKIMGVGNR